DNA from Hwangdonia lutea:
TACCAAATCTGCTTCAACAATAGTTGAACGTTTAAAAAACGAAAAATATCAAATCATTTCCTTAGAAATTACAAACACAAGTAAACCCATCCACCGCTTTAATTTTTCAAATAAAAAACCAATCGCATTGATTATTGGCGACGAGAATTTTGGGGTTTCCGAAGCTATTTTAAATAGGTCTGATGCTTTAATCCACATTGATATGTTCGGACAAAACAGCAGCATGAATGTGGTTCAAGCCACCAATATTGCTTTGTATGAAATAACCAAACAGTTATTGTAAAAATCTTCTAACTTCAGTTTTCGTGCTTCCAACTTCAATGATTATATTTACTAAATGAAATCCAACACTATAGCAAACGGTATTTTAAAAGCCATCGCCATTTTACTTGGCATCACCTTATTATTATACTTTTTATACAAAATACAATCCGTTATAATTTATGTGGCCATTGCCGCCGTTATCTCGCTAATTGGCAGACCTATTGTTATGTTTCTTCGCCGCAAATTAAAGTTTAAAAACACCATTGCCGTTATTGTAACCATGGTATTTTTAGTTGGATTGTTTGTGGGTTTGGTAAGTTTATTTATTCCTTTAATTATTGAACAAGGCCATAATTTATCACTTTTAAATATCGAGCAATTACAAGGAAAAGTAGAAGATTTGTACAGAGAAATAATTGCCTATTTTGAATTGAATCAAATCGATATCGAGCAATCCATAAAAAACTCCAACCTTTTAACAGAATTGGATTATTCAATAATTCCCAATTTTTTAAATGCCGTGGTTAGCGGATTGGGCAGTTTTAGTATTGGATTATTTTCGGTATTGTTCATTTCCTTTTTCTTTTTAAAAGACAGTAAATTGTTTGAAAACGGCATTCTGACTTTTATACCCGACAATAAAGAATTGCGGTGGCGGAACTCTTCAACAAAAATAAAAGACTTGCTTTCAAGATATTTTGTCGGACTCATTTTTCAAATCCTAATTCTGTTTGTCATTTATACCATTGGGCTTTTAATCATTGGGGTCGAAAACGCTATTGTTATTGCATTTTTATGTGCATTGCTTAATTTAATACCATACGTTGGCCCTTTAATTGGCGGCTTATTAATGATTACATTAACCATGACCAGCAACCTTGGCGAATCGTTTAGCGCAGTTATCTTACCAAAAACAATTTGGGTACTTGTCGTGTTTTTAATAGGCCAATTGGTCGATAATTTTGGCAGCCAACCCATTATATTTTCAAAAAGTGTCAAATCGCACCCTCTTGAA
Protein-coding regions in this window:
- a CDS encoding TrmH family RNA methyltransferase codes for the protein MQLTHYNTNFKKQKFPIILVCDNVTNALNIGSLFRIADAFGVEKLILCGENIQLGRKMAKTSRATEKVVNYEITKSASTIVERLKNEKYQIISLEITNTSKPIHRFNFSNKKPIALIIGDENFGVSEAILNRSDALIHIDMFGQNSSMNVVQATNIALYEITKQLL
- a CDS encoding AI-2E family transporter, yielding MKSNTIANGILKAIAILLGITLLLYFLYKIQSVIIYVAIAAVISLIGRPIVMFLRRKLKFKNTIAVIVTMVFLVGLFVGLVSLFIPLIIEQGHNLSLLNIEQLQGKVEDLYREIIAYFELNQIDIEQSIKNSNLLTELDYSIIPNFLNAVVSGLGSFSIGLFSVLFISFFFLKDSKLFENGILTFIPDNKELRWRNSSTKIKDLLSRYFVGLIFQILILFVIYTIGLLIIGVENAIVIAFLCALLNLIPYVGPLIGGLLMITLTMTSNLGESFSAVILPKTIWVLVVFLIGQLVDNFGSQPIIFSKSVKSHPLEIFLVILITGILFGVIGLIIAVPAYTAIKVILKEFLSENKIVKKLTKGL